A genomic region of Deinococcus metalli contains the following coding sequences:
- a CDS encoding glycoside hydrolase family 32 protein: protein MTKPAVRQDPYRPHVHYTPAANWINDPNGLVYFGGVYHLFYQYNPYASSHGHMHWGHAVSTDLVHWHEQDIALAEGEHQIFSGSAVVDWQNTSGLGDGTSPPLVACYTGHTSSNQAQYLASSQDGGTSWTLHPDAVLDRGKLDFRDPKVFWHAPTASWIMAVVHPVEREIELLRSTDLRAWTSLSIFGPAGATGGIWEVPDLFPVLDDAGHEHWVLKVDLNPGGPYGGSGVQYWLGDFDGQTFMPRTPAWWVDHGQDFYAAITWHDLPERRVWLSWMSNWQYAHHVPTAAAGWRGAMSLPREVGVRVDLDGPVLVQRPVPELQALRQAERPISAGITPFETDQAHEFLLRWPGSNSFRVQLEFRSEAGIEVSVEVTPREVAVRRPETAVTAGLTGYAGEHRAPLPPMEDHELRLFLDASSLEVFVGGGRAVLTDLLFPAQSIREVWCITEGLDHREAMGSLWPLSPTSER from the coding sequence ATGACCAAACCTGCCGTCCGCCAGGATCCCTACCGCCCACACGTGCATTACACGCCGGCCGCGAACTGGATCAACGATCCGAACGGCCTCGTGTACTTCGGCGGTGTGTACCACCTGTTCTACCAGTACAACCCGTACGCCAGCAGCCACGGCCACATGCACTGGGGACACGCGGTCAGCACGGATCTGGTGCACTGGCACGAACAGGACATCGCTCTGGCGGAAGGCGAGCACCAGATCTTCTCCGGCAGCGCCGTGGTGGACTGGCAGAACACCAGCGGTCTGGGCGACGGCACGTCTCCCCCCCTGGTGGCCTGCTACACCGGGCACACCAGCAGCAACCAGGCGCAGTACCTGGCGAGCAGCCAGGATGGCGGGACCTCGTGGACCCTCCACCCGGACGCGGTGCTGGACCGCGGGAAGCTGGACTTCCGTGATCCGAAGGTGTTCTGGCATGCACCAACGGCCTCGTGGATCATGGCGGTGGTCCATCCGGTCGAGCGGGAAATCGAACTGCTGCGGTCCACAGATCTGCGCGCGTGGACGTCCCTGAGCATCTTCGGCCCCGCGGGCGCGACGGGGGGCATCTGGGAGGTGCCAGACCTCTTCCCGGTGCTGGACGACGCCGGGCACGAGCACTGGGTGCTGAAGGTGGACCTGAATCCCGGCGGACCGTACGGCGGGTCAGGCGTGCAGTACTGGCTGGGCGACTTCGACGGTCAGACCTTCATGCCGCGCACGCCTGCCTGGTGGGTCGATCATGGGCAGGACTTCTACGCCGCAATCACGTGGCATGACCTCCCGGAGCGCCGGGTCTGGCTCAGCTGGATGAGCAACTGGCAGTACGCCCATCACGTTCCGACGGCGGCTGCGGGGTGGCGTGGGGCCATGAGTCTGCCCCGTGAGGTGGGGGTCCGCGTCGATCTGGACGGGCCGGTGCTGGTGCAGCGGCCTGTGCCCGAGCTCCAGGCCCTGAGACAGGCTGAGCGGCCAATATCTGCCGGCATTACGCCCTTCGAGACCGATCAGGCGCACGAGTTCCTCCTGCGCTGGCCCGGCTCCAATTCCTTCCGAGTGCAGTTGGAGTTCCGATCGGAGGCGGGCATCGAGGTGAGCGTGGAGGTCACGCCGCGCGAGGTGGCCGTGCGGCGGCCCGAGACCGCTGTCACGGCTGGGCTGACCGGGTACGCGGGAGAGCACCGCGCGCCTTTGCCGCCGATGGAGGATCACGAGTTACGCCTTTTTCTAGACGCGAGCTCGCTCGAGGTCTTTGTCGGCGGCGGCCGGGCGGTCCTGACCGACCTGCTGTTTCCCGCTCAATCCATTCGTGAGGTGTGGTGCATCACCGAAGGGCTGGATCATAGGGAGGCCATGGGCTCGCTGTGGCCCTTGAGCCCGACTTCTGAGCGCTAA
- a CDS encoding DUF1772 domain-containing protein — MMLSDVLVVTALMSAGVVYGTDVFFAVVGRAALEEARDESVTDVMGRLHRYGDARMPVFGALGLLSTLGLVFAAGFGSAASTWALVALAGLLTQLAAYVVVARPVNTILTAAAAQGNVALASRPLQRRWDSVIVLRALGLAAGMAGLALAAISLR, encoded by the coding sequence GTGATGCTGAGCGACGTGCTGGTCGTGACCGCCCTGATGTCTGCCGGGGTGGTGTACGGCACCGATGTGTTCTTCGCAGTGGTCGGGCGTGCGGCGTTGGAAGAGGCCAGGGACGAGAGCGTGACGGACGTGATGGGGAGGCTGCACAGGTATGGGGACGCGCGGATGCCTGTGTTCGGCGCGCTCGGTCTGCTGTCCACCCTCGGGCTGGTGTTTGCCGCGGGCTTCGGCTCGGCCGCCAGCACCTGGGCGCTCGTCGCACTTGCCGGACTGCTGACGCAACTCGCGGCGTACGTGGTGGTCGCCAGGCCTGTGAATACGATCCTCACGGCAGCGGCGGCGCAGGGAAACGTTGCGCTGGCTTCGCGGCCGCTCCAGAGGCGCTGGGACAGTGTGATCGTGCTCCGTGCCCTGGGCCTGGCCGCGGGCATGGCGGGATTGGCACTGGCCGCGATTTCCCTGCGTTGA
- a CDS encoding ATP-binding protein: MPPTPDPQLNPTELQAIIDTSTDCIKVLDLDARVLSMNPGGLEVMEIDDFSVCQNVPWPTLWDGLGRGHVERALEAARSGNSTTFEGEARTFAGTPKWWEVRVSPLWAPDGSVTRLLAISRDITARKVAEQHLHDTQQLLRDHAQTLEVRVSQQERALDAFVRFTTQVASSTDLADLATAAGDIIQDAVSGATSGLYLIQGQTAFPAAFSRNTPPAVRAARQAGVPLGTPLVADALTARRTVFAQGDEGRVQSVGYASALSVTPYFHGDQPYALFATGTGRPVWTVQEQAVIESVGRGLGLALERAEQTQRLQERTASLDAFVAFSEAVGSQEGQRDLARRACEVLHATFEDGTAVYYEPDGELWRGVAWAGDLPAATLALVRQGVPGSTVGIAQSVAARDAVFIDGWRDEVDDTAQQTREYGAAGFFPVMVDGEVVGLLTTGLKTRAYWNASDQAVMRGVGRGLTLAAERAGSVRALREQAEVVEARNRALEGFAVLARDLAFETDPLVLVKRAQEIVLEVLPEGFGLYYRPEGGLWRLRVQTGDLGNDELQAVVDAGLPLEETRNLWIPFQSGAPYYQDSYDTNTDGLGELVSEVGATACLPVHADGSVVGVLAVGLFGSHRWSAVDHALLETAVLMLELAFERSAAARQLAEQQAQLRAANEELGAFAYTVSHDLRAPVRHVGSFAGLLRRKIGDTPGLLKYVDQIESAASRMEVLTDALLGLARAGAAQLVKTDVDLNVLFAAARSDLTPELDGRTVTWRIGELPVVRADAGLLRQVLANLLGNAVKYSGGREEAVIDVWAEDAPGEVMIAVRDNGAGFEPQYASKLFGVFQRLHHQSEFEGTGVGLANVKRIVEKHGGRVWAEGRPGEGATFFFSLPQA, translated from the coding sequence ATGCCCCCGACCCCCGATCCCCAGCTGAACCCCACCGAGCTCCAGGCCATCATCGACACCAGCACCGACTGCATCAAGGTGCTCGATCTGGACGCGCGCGTCCTGTCCATGAACCCGGGCGGCCTGGAGGTCATGGAGATCGACGATTTCAGCGTCTGCCAGAACGTCCCGTGGCCCACCCTCTGGGACGGCCTGGGCCGCGGGCACGTGGAACGCGCTCTGGAGGCAGCGCGCTCGGGGAACAGCACGACCTTCGAAGGTGAGGCCAGGACGTTTGCAGGCACCCCGAAGTGGTGGGAGGTCCGCGTGTCCCCGCTGTGGGCCCCAGACGGCAGTGTGACCCGCCTGCTGGCGATCTCCCGGGACATCACGGCGCGCAAGGTCGCCGAACAGCACCTGCACGACACGCAGCAACTGCTGAGGGACCACGCGCAGACGCTCGAGGTGCGGGTCAGCCAACAGGAACGCGCGCTCGACGCCTTCGTGCGCTTCACGACCCAGGTGGCCAGCAGCACGGACCTCGCGGACCTCGCCACGGCGGCCGGGGACATCATTCAGGACGCGGTCAGCGGGGCCACGAGCGGCCTGTACCTCATTCAGGGCCAGACGGCGTTCCCAGCCGCCTTCTCACGCAACACGCCCCCCGCCGTTCGGGCTGCCCGTCAGGCAGGCGTCCCGCTGGGAACACCCCTGGTCGCGGACGCCCTCACCGCCCGCCGGACCGTATTTGCCCAGGGCGATGAAGGCCGGGTGCAGTCGGTGGGATATGCCAGCGCCCTGAGCGTCACCCCCTACTTCCATGGCGATCAGCCCTACGCCCTGTTCGCCACGGGGACTGGACGACCCGTGTGGACGGTGCAGGAGCAGGCCGTCATCGAATCCGTGGGGCGCGGCCTGGGGCTGGCTCTCGAGCGCGCGGAGCAGACACAGCGCCTGCAGGAGCGCACGGCCAGCCTGGACGCGTTCGTGGCGTTCAGCGAGGCGGTCGGCAGCCAGGAAGGGCAACGCGACCTCGCCCGGCGGGCCTGTGAGGTGCTGCACGCGACCTTCGAGGACGGCACTGCCGTGTACTACGAGCCGGATGGGGAGCTGTGGCGCGGCGTCGCGTGGGCCGGCGACCTGCCGGCCGCGACCCTCGCGCTCGTCCGGCAGGGGGTGCCGGGGAGCACGGTGGGCATCGCACAGAGCGTCGCGGCCCGTGACGCGGTGTTCATCGACGGCTGGCGAGACGAGGTGGACGACACCGCCCAGCAGACCCGCGAGTACGGCGCGGCTGGGTTCTTCCCCGTGATGGTCGACGGGGAGGTGGTGGGGCTGTTGACCACAGGCCTCAAGACGCGCGCCTACTGGAACGCGAGCGATCAGGCGGTGATGCGGGGGGTGGGGCGCGGTCTGACCCTGGCTGCCGAACGTGCGGGATCCGTGCGGGCGCTGCGCGAGCAGGCGGAGGTGGTGGAGGCGCGCAACCGGGCGCTGGAGGGCTTCGCGGTGCTCGCGCGCGACCTCGCCTTCGAGACCGATCCGCTGGTGCTGGTGAAGCGGGCACAGGAGATCGTGCTGGAAGTGTTGCCCGAGGGCTTCGGGCTGTACTACCGGCCCGAGGGTGGCCTGTGGCGGCTCCGGGTGCAGACGGGAGACCTGGGCAACGACGAGCTGCAGGCCGTGGTGGACGCGGGGCTGCCCCTCGAAGAGACCCGCAACCTCTGGATTCCCTTCCAGAGCGGCGCCCCCTACTACCAGGACAGCTACGACACGAACACCGACGGACTGGGTGAGCTGGTGTCGGAGGTGGGAGCGACCGCGTGCCTGCCGGTGCACGCAGACGGCTCGGTCGTGGGGGTGCTGGCGGTGGGCCTGTTCGGCTCCCACCGCTGGTCGGCGGTCGACCACGCCCTGCTGGAGACGGCGGTGCTCATGCTGGAACTCGCCTTCGAGCGCTCGGCCGCCGCCCGGCAGCTCGCCGAGCAGCAGGCCCAGCTCCGGGCCGCGAACGAGGAGCTGGGGGCCTTCGCGTATACGGTGTCGCACGACCTGCGCGCCCCGGTGAGGCACGTCGGGAGTTTCGCGGGACTTCTGCGCAGGAAGATCGGCGACACTCCTGGCCTGCTCAAGTACGTGGACCAGATCGAGAGTGCGGCGTCCCGCATGGAGGTGCTCACCGACGCGCTGCTGGGCCTGGCCCGGGCAGGCGCTGCCCAACTGGTCAAGACGGATGTGGACCTGAACGTACTCTTCGCCGCCGCACGGTCCGACCTCACCCCGGAGCTGGACGGGCGAACCGTGACCTGGCGGATCGGTGAGCTGCCGGTGGTGCGTGCCGACGCGGGGCTGCTGCGCCAGGTCCTCGCCAACCTGCTGGGCAACGCCGTGAAGTACAGCGGGGGCCGTGAGGAGGCGGTGATCGACGTCTGGGCCGAGGACGCGCCGGGCGAGGTGATGATCGCGGTGCGGGACAACGGAGCGGGGTTCGAGCCTCAGTACGCCTCCAAGCTGTTTGGGGTGTTCCAGCGGCTGCACCACCAGAGCGAATTTGAGGGCACCGGGGTGGGGCTGGCGAACGTGAAGCGCATCGTGGAGAAGCACGGCGGGCGAGTGTGGGCTGAGGGCCGACCTGGGGAGGGCGCCACCTTCTTCTTCAGCCTGCCGCAGGCCTGA
- a CDS encoding DUF7669 domain-containing protein — MTCRDDILEVIRELVQGRTDQTFGAADVVAGMKARGHQYKELSIRTYVTSTLCAPAPDPTGRRTQDLERVTRGRYRLRDV, encoded by the coding sequence ATGACATGTCGAGATGACATCCTCGAGGTCATCCGCGAACTGGTGCAGGGCCGGACCGATCAGACGTTTGGTGCCGCAGACGTCGTCGCAGGCATGAAGGCGCGCGGTCACCAGTACAAGGAGTTGTCGATCCGCACGTACGTCACGAGCACCCTTTGCGCGCCGGCGCCCGACCCCACTGGACGGCGTACCCAGGACCTGGAGCGCGTGACGCGCGGCCGGTACCGCCTGCGAGACGTCTGA
- a CDS encoding carbohydrate ABC transporter permease — translation MRVRQPIGEELLLLAPATVLLILFLLLPFAMSIYLSFTDQRLVPNPVPTALVGFDNYRAILTDPAFWQAFRNTAYFALLVVPFQCALSLAIAVLLNSSFPLRSFFRSVAILPLMTPMTVVIVIWAAFYRIPDGLFNNIIKAFGASTYVDWLGSPVWAMPAIVLLSAWATFPFQMLLYLAGLQDIPHERYEAARIDGANGWQQFWAVTFPGLRNTNILILITTTIQAFKLFTQVDILTRGGPVGSTNTLVRYMIQQGYTSQLVGYGSAVAVIFVLIVGALAIFQRVVVKNE, via the coding sequence ATGCGCGTCCGCCAACCGATCGGCGAGGAACTGCTGCTGCTGGCGCCGGCCACAGTACTGCTGATCCTCTTCCTGCTGCTGCCCTTCGCCATGTCCATCTACCTGTCCTTCACCGACCAGCGCCTGGTCCCCAACCCGGTTCCCACCGCGCTGGTCGGCTTCGACAACTACCGCGCGATCCTCACGGACCCCGCCTTCTGGCAGGCCTTCCGGAACACCGCCTACTTCGCCCTGCTGGTCGTGCCGTTCCAGTGCGCGCTCTCGCTGGCCATCGCCGTCCTGCTGAACAGCAGCTTCCCGCTGCGGTCGTTCTTCCGGAGCGTCGCCATCTTGCCCCTGATGACACCCATGACCGTGGTCATCGTCATCTGGGCCGCCTTCTACCGCATCCCGGACGGCCTGTTCAACAACATCATCAAAGCCTTCGGGGCCTCGACCTACGTGGACTGGCTGGGCAGTCCAGTGTGGGCCATGCCGGCCATCGTGCTCCTCTCCGCGTGGGCCACGTTCCCGTTCCAGATGCTGCTGTACCTGGCGGGGCTTCAGGACATCCCACATGAGCGCTACGAAGCGGCGCGCATCGACGGCGCCAACGGCTGGCAGCAGTTCTGGGCCGTGACCTTCCCCGGACTGCGCAACACGAACATCCTGATCCTGATCACGACGACCATCCAGGCCTTCAAGCTGTTCACGCAGGTGGACATCCTGACGCGTGGGGGGCCGGTCGGCTCGACCAACACCCTGGTGCGGTACATGATTCAGCAGGGCTACACCAGCCAGCTGGTTGGGTACGGCTCGGCGGTGGCCGTGATTTTCGTGCTCATCGTCGGCGCCCTGGCCATCTTCCAGCGCGTCGTGGTCAAAAACGAGTAG
- a CDS encoding AAA family ATPase, whose protein sequence is MLITLTRAPAHVKDRPPMLLAVPALGGPRERGALATLLWEDSAHARSNLRVELYRMARGPFAGALTTTGMHVDIADGVVCDMGRARHLAAAGDAAGALSAAGPDVLPWVVDVTGGLGEWLQAVRTDWTAFYRSALRDAAQHAERAGDHAGARAFIRQWSELDPLSEDARQEWLRLCVLLNDAPEARRVYAECDAMTRREFRRAPLVTTRAWLEQLGQLEAGVARGVTLPRLPLVGRAEVMRALQGGPVCTLLLGDPGVGKTRVALEFAKLADRAVVVSGAVAAGPLSAVMFTLTDTDAGALSGRSKDAIASLQGTSSVQMYSEAGRAALHDALAGALVESAGAHGCVVLDDLHAVDPASLDVLGLMLRQVAALARGRRPRVVATARAFELRGSAADAWVRSQRAAGTLRTLDVPPLSSTDLLALVQHLSTSPGGAQFAAALQKTTGGNPLFFLETLRALIGSGHIRVDEGGRWHVDFHAAGGYAHLPLPRSVQDAIVDRADLLDRSVRRVLDTLSVQARPLSVHVLAQACGLGEWEVMDAVQALEAAGFVHEVSAGVALRHDLQREALRHAVPEQRRRGLHATVANALAAVGTAPQEVAQCFESGGRLQDAARWWVRAGDHSRRAFALAEAAQSYGHALTLGLDDAAAFDAALSLFGVHLHALGDVERARSTLPALRSRQHAAALGPPQYALCEAHIHLFDAAYADVLAVTEQVLGTDLPDALRSTALYLRGSARLKLGQLAASEADLQASRELNPLSGSGRAFQVTMTLAHLASARGDHHLARQEGERLRRLAQVMGDPTSLTQADAVAGAQQAMAGEFPAARDLLRRAVELADRHGLMLLGAQARANLGGVLIEIGEYAEAGATLASALPHIPEQGRPTVLGNLSVSRFMTGDVGPGLAGYSEVVALARTRGEALLVLRRRAILLTMQVRCGAVVDDGDVLAMRGEAAALGSRDVDHMLQCVAIQSALLRGQDASDAARTLAALTPDPDELERHAFTLAWNALRRGDACGVAQYTAGMPASARISAVRLLARLEDVDPGRDARAPAVDALVLAHARALRNHADASAEVAALQQALEASWPEHGGAFSRLRASLLFPERVRAP, encoded by the coding sequence ATGCTCATCACTCTCACCCGCGCGCCGGCCCACGTGAAGGACCGGCCGCCCATGCTGCTGGCGGTGCCCGCCCTGGGTGGTCCGCGGGAGCGCGGCGCACTGGCGACGCTGCTGTGGGAGGACTCGGCACATGCCCGCTCGAACCTGCGGGTGGAACTCTACCGCATGGCCCGCGGGCCATTCGCCGGCGCCCTGACGACGACCGGCATGCATGTGGACATCGCTGACGGCGTGGTGTGCGACATGGGCCGGGCACGGCATCTGGCCGCAGCGGGCGACGCGGCGGGCGCTCTCTCGGCCGCTGGGCCAGACGTGCTGCCCTGGGTGGTGGACGTGACCGGCGGACTGGGCGAGTGGTTGCAGGCGGTGCGGACCGACTGGACCGCGTTCTACCGCAGCGCGCTGCGCGACGCGGCCCAGCATGCGGAGCGCGCCGGTGACCACGCAGGTGCGCGGGCGTTCATCCGCCAGTGGAGTGAGCTCGATCCGCTGTCGGAAGACGCCCGGCAGGAGTGGCTGCGGCTGTGTGTGCTGCTGAACGACGCGCCCGAGGCCCGGCGGGTATACGCGGAGTGTGACGCCATGACCCGGCGGGAATTCAGGCGTGCGCCGCTGGTCACGACCCGGGCCTGGCTGGAGCAGCTCGGCCAGCTGGAAGCCGGGGTGGCCCGTGGGGTCACGCTGCCGCGCCTTCCGCTGGTGGGTCGCGCCGAGGTGATGCGCGCGTTGCAGGGCGGCCCGGTCTGTACCCTGCTGCTGGGCGATCCGGGGGTGGGCAAGACCCGCGTGGCGCTGGAGTTTGCAAAACTCGCGGACCGGGCGGTGGTGGTGTCAGGCGCAGTGGCCGCCGGCCCGCTCTCAGCCGTGATGTTCACGTTGACCGACACGGATGCCGGCGCGCTGTCCGGGCGCTCGAAGGACGCGATCGCCAGCCTGCAGGGCACGTCGTCAGTGCAGATGTACAGCGAGGCGGGCCGGGCAGCGCTGCACGACGCACTGGCCGGCGCCCTGGTGGAGTCCGCCGGTGCCCACGGCTGCGTGGTCCTCGACGACCTGCATGCGGTGGACCCTGCCAGCCTGGACGTGCTGGGCCTGATGCTGCGCCAGGTCGCGGCCCTGGCCCGGGGACGCCGGCCGAGGGTGGTGGCCACCGCCCGGGCCTTCGAGCTGCGCGGCAGCGCCGCCGACGCGTGGGTGCGCTCACAGCGTGCCGCCGGTACGCTGCGCACACTGGACGTCCCGCCGCTCTCCAGCACGGATCTGCTCGCATTGGTCCAGCACCTCAGTACCAGTCCGGGTGGCGCGCAGTTCGCCGCGGCGCTGCAGAAGACGACCGGCGGGAACCCCCTGTTTTTCCTCGAAACGCTGCGCGCATTGATCGGCAGTGGGCACATCCGGGTGGACGAGGGCGGGCGCTGGCATGTTGATTTCCACGCGGCCGGGGGCTACGCGCACCTGCCACTGCCACGCAGCGTGCAGGACGCCATCGTGGACCGCGCCGACCTGCTGGACCGGTCGGTCCGGCGGGTGCTGGATACGCTGAGCGTGCAGGCGCGCCCCCTGAGCGTCCACGTGCTGGCGCAGGCCTGCGGCCTGGGCGAGTGGGAGGTGATGGACGCGGTTCAGGCGCTCGAAGCCGCCGGGTTCGTGCATGAAGTGAGTGCCGGCGTGGCGCTGCGCCACGACCTGCAGCGCGAGGCGCTGCGTCACGCCGTGCCAGAGCAGCGGCGGCGGGGGCTGCACGCCACCGTCGCGAACGCCCTGGCCGCGGTCGGCACGGCGCCGCAGGAGGTCGCGCAGTGCTTCGAGTCGGGAGGGCGCCTCCAGGACGCCGCGCGGTGGTGGGTCCGGGCGGGCGACCACTCGCGCCGCGCGTTTGCCCTGGCCGAGGCGGCGCAGAGCTACGGGCACGCCCTGACGCTGGGGCTGGACGACGCCGCCGCCTTCGACGCGGCGCTCTCGCTGTTCGGCGTGCACCTGCACGCCCTGGGAGACGTGGAACGCGCGCGGAGTACGCTGCCAGCCCTGCGCTCACGGCAGCACGCGGCGGCGCTGGGGCCACCTCAGTACGCGCTGTGCGAAGCGCACATTCACCTGTTCGACGCTGCGTACGCGGACGTCCTGGCGGTCACCGAACAGGTGTTGGGAACGGATCTGCCGGACGCGCTGCGGTCGACCGCGTTGTACCTTCGCGGGAGCGCCCGGTTGAAGCTCGGGCAACTGGCCGCTTCAGAAGCGGACCTGCAGGCCAGCCGTGAGCTGAACCCCCTGTCCGGCAGCGGCCGGGCGTTCCAGGTCACGATGACGCTGGCCCACCTCGCGAGTGCGCGAGGCGACCACCACCTGGCCCGCCAGGAGGGCGAGCGACTGCGCCGACTGGCCCAGGTGATGGGCGATCCCACGTCCCTGACGCAGGCGGACGCGGTCGCCGGGGCCCAGCAGGCCATGGCCGGCGAATTCCCTGCGGCGCGTGACCTCCTGCGCCGTGCAGTCGAGCTGGCGGATCGCCACGGTCTGATGCTGCTGGGCGCCCAGGCGCGCGCCAACCTGGGCGGCGTTCTCATTGAGATAGGAGAGTACGCGGAGGCCGGCGCGACGCTGGCGAGCGCGTTGCCGCACATCCCTGAGCAGGGGCGCCCCACGGTGTTGGGGAATCTGAGTGTGAGCCGCTTTATGACCGGCGATGTCGGCCCTGGTTTGGCGGGCTACAGCGAGGTGGTCGCCCTGGCCCGGACGCGCGGAGAGGCGCTGCTGGTCCTGCGCCGCAGGGCCATCTTGCTGACGATGCAGGTCCGCTGCGGCGCGGTGGTGGACGACGGCGACGTGCTGGCCATGCGCGGCGAGGCAGCCGCACTGGGGAGCCGCGACGTCGATCACATGCTGCAGTGTGTGGCTATACAGTCTGCGCTGCTGCGCGGTCAGGACGCCAGCGACGCGGCCCGGACGCTGGCCGCCCTGACGCCGGACCCGGACGAGCTCGAGCGTCACGCGTTCACGCTGGCATGGAACGCGTTGCGGCGTGGCGACGCGTGTGGCGTGGCTCAGTACACGGCTGGCATGCCTGCGAGCGCCCGCATCAGTGCCGTGCGGCTGCTCGCCCGGCTGGAGGACGTGGATCCCGGCCGCGACGCGCGGGCGCCGGCCGTCGACGCCCTGGTGCTGGCGCATGCCCGCGCACTCAGGAACCACGCCGACGCGTCTGCGGAGGTGGCGGCGCTGCAGCAGGCGCTGGAGGCCTCGTGGCCCGAGCACGGGGGCGCGTTCAGCCGCCTGCGCGCGTCTCTGCTGTTCCCGGAGCGCGTTCGGGCACCCTGA
- a CDS encoding diguanylate cyclase, with translation MLTTLFLNLCILTSCAFMLGFTYRRWPVQGRGPWFWARSAGLAATGLLLMQFPATVVPGVFADLRAVPVVFTVLHSGPVAGLAVALPLMLYRLHLGGIGAPIMVLSTISMLLVGTVVRRLDSMPGFEVSWRRRVTRSLLTLLPNGVGLLLLPNGQTLFAQTYLPLLLLSLAGYVVVMMIVDSRLTTLRLLSTLEGQALLDPLTDVANRRQFEHDLPGLTVGDAVVMVDIDHFKALNDTYGHPMGDAALREVAQRLRGELRGGDRAYRYGGEEFAVILRDVGATSLPVVAERLRAAVGRDPLSSVDVPVTVSVGAALMVTGDPRQVVGRADQALYQAKAAGRNCTVMSVGADFQQSGQPGSRSEHSPASSAAQA, from the coding sequence ATGCTCACGACCCTGTTCCTCAACCTGTGCATCCTGACGTCCTGCGCGTTCATGCTGGGCTTCACGTATCGCCGCTGGCCCGTGCAGGGCCGGGGGCCGTGGTTCTGGGCGCGCTCCGCCGGCCTGGCCGCCACCGGCCTGCTGCTGATGCAGTTCCCCGCCACGGTTGTTCCAGGCGTCTTCGCCGACCTCCGTGCGGTGCCTGTCGTGTTCACGGTGCTGCACAGCGGCCCCGTAGCGGGCCTGGCCGTCGCGCTGCCTCTGATGCTCTACCGGCTCCACCTCGGCGGCATCGGTGCGCCCATCATGGTGCTCAGCACCATCAGCATGCTCCTGGTCGGCACCGTGGTCCGCCGCCTGGACTCCATGCCGGGCTTCGAGGTCAGCTGGCGACGCCGCGTCACCCGCAGCCTGCTGACCCTGCTGCCCAACGGGGTGGGTCTCCTGCTGCTGCCGAACGGCCAGACGCTGTTCGCCCAGACGTACCTGCCACTCCTGCTGCTGAGTCTGGCCGGCTACGTCGTCGTCATGATGATCGTGGACTCACGGCTCACCACACTGCGGCTCCTGAGCACCCTGGAAGGCCAGGCGCTGCTGGACCCCCTCACGGACGTGGCCAACCGCCGGCAGTTCGAGCACGACCTGCCCGGGCTGACCGTGGGCGACGCCGTGGTGATGGTGGACATTGACCACTTCAAGGCACTGAATGACACCTACGGCCACCCGATGGGAGACGCAGCGCTCCGCGAGGTCGCACAGCGCCTCAGAGGGGAACTTCGCGGGGGGGACCGGGCCTACCGGTACGGCGGCGAGGAGTTCGCGGTGATCCTGCGGGACGTTGGGGCCACGTCCCTGCCAGTGGTGGCGGAGCGGCTGCGCGCGGCCGTGGGCCGCGATCCCCTGTCCAGCGTGGACGTGCCGGTGACCGTGAGCGTGGGGGCAGCGCTGATGGTGACGGGCGATCCGAGGCAGGTCGTGGGCCGGGCGGATCAGGCGCTGTATCAGGCCAAGGCCGCAGGCCGCAACTGCACGGTGATGAGCGTGGGAGCTGACTTCCAGCAATCGGGACAGCCTGGCTCACGGTCGGAGCACAGTCCTGCCAGCTCGGCGGCACAGGCCTGA
- a CDS encoding carbohydrate ABC transporter permease: MNVVRLILGVLLALLVLGPLMMMISVSLNPDEAAINSILGTAKAFIPTALSTQNYQEVINDPYQPFVRYLFNTLFVTVCTVGLGVMVNSSAAFALAWGQGAYRKVYLAIIIAVFVIPGEGLLIPLILMMSRLGWLDTYQVQIVPFIASAFSVFLFYQFFSKLPAELIEAARIDGAHLPTIFLKIGLPLSKPVIATTAILGFLDMWNSYLWPSLVTRGVEFRPLSVAMAAFFSSQQSYWGNVTAFAVLMALPVIIVFLIFQRWFVASVVGSGVKG; encoded by the coding sequence ATGAATGTCGTGCGACTGATTCTCGGTGTGCTCCTGGCCCTGCTGGTGCTCGGGCCGCTCATGATGATGATCTCCGTCAGCCTGAACCCGGACGAGGCCGCCATCAACAGCATCCTCGGCACCGCCAAGGCCTTCATTCCAACGGCGCTGTCCACCCAGAACTACCAGGAGGTCATCAACGACCCCTACCAGCCGTTCGTGCGGTACCTGTTCAACACGCTGTTCGTGACGGTCTGCACGGTGGGTCTGGGCGTGATGGTCAACTCGTCGGCCGCGTTCGCCCTCGCGTGGGGCCAGGGCGCGTACCGCAAGGTCTACCTGGCAATCATCATCGCCGTCTTCGTCATCCCCGGCGAGGGCCTGCTGATCCCCCTCATCCTGATGATGAGCCGCCTCGGGTGGCTGGACACCTATCAGGTGCAGATCGTGCCCTTCATCGCCAGCGCCTTCTCGGTCTTTCTCTTCTACCAGTTCTTCTCGAAGTTGCCCGCTGAACTCATCGAGGCCGCGCGCATCGACGGAGCGCATCTGCCGACCATTTTCCTGAAGATCGGTCTGCCCCTGAGCAAGCCGGTCATTGCCACCACCGCCATCCTGGGCTTCCTAGACATGTGGAACAGCTACCTGTGGCCCAGCCTGGTGACGCGCGGCGTGGAATTCCGCCCGCTCAGCGTGGCGATGGCCGCGTTCTTCAGCAGTCAGCAGTCGTACTGGGGCAACGTGACGGCCTTCGCCGTGCTGATGGCCCTGCCCGTCATCATCGTCTTCCTGATCTTCCAGCGGTGGTTCGTGGCCTCCGTGGTCGGTTCCGGAGTGAAAGGTTGA